A window of Fragaria vesca subsp. vesca linkage group LG7, FraVesHawaii_1.0, whole genome shotgun sequence contains these coding sequences:
- the LOC101295861 gene encoding folylpolyglutamate synthase-like yields MLNLFRRCSVFTNRAGLVSSIRVGLMGNVEPRRGFFSNSEDSELEELMEYMDSLKNYEKSGVPVGAGTDSDDGFDLGRMRRLMELLGSPQFKFKAVHIAGTKGKGSTAAFLCNILRAEGYSVGCYTSPHIRTIRERMTLGRSGEPVSAKALSSVFQENKENLDRAIEVENGCISHFEVLTALAFTLFAKEKVDIAVIEAGLGGARDATNVIPSSALATSIITTIGEEHLAALGGSLESIAMAKSGIMKHGCPVVLGGPFLPHIECILRDKALLTSSPVLLASDTRNRSMIHGFSMHNGRPFQSCDIVIQLERDIKLSVELLDLKLYMLGCHQLQNAATATCAALCLRNLGWRISDASIRSGLQQTHLLGRSQFLTSEEAEALGLSGATILLDGAHTKESAKALMDTIKMIFPESRLTVVVAMANDKDHLGFAREFLSGGHLEGVICTEANIAGGKSRTTAASMLRNCWIQASKELGLDIDHDQMTDCQDFSMDQLVGLSTSEKRPLLAAVPSFQDSLKIANQIFRGRTRDQSHITVITGSLHVVSLTLATLNG; encoded by the exons ATGCTCAACCTTTTCCGGCGATGCTCCGTTTTCACGAATCGGGCGGGTCTAGTTTCGTCGATTCGGGTCGGGTTAATGGGTAATGTGGAGCCCCGAAGAGGGTTTTTCTCGAACTCGGAGGATTCGGAGCTGGAGGAGTTGATGGAGTACATGGACTCACTGAAGAACTACGAGAAATCGGGGGTTCCGGTCGGGGCGGGTACGGATTCCGATGATGGGTTCGATCTGGGTCGGATGAGAAGGTTGATGGAGCTTCTGGGTAGTCCTCAGTTTAAGTTCAAG GCTGTTCACATTGCCGGAACGAAAGGGAAAGGATCAACAGCTGCATTTCTGTGCAACATTTTGAGGGCAGAAGGGTATTCAGTTGGGTGTTATACTAG CCCACATATTCGAACGATCAGGGAGCGAATGACTTTGGGAAGGTCTGGTGAGCCGGTGTCAGCTAAGGCTTTGAGTTCTGTTTTTCAAGAGAATAAGGAGAATTTGGATCGTGCAATTGAAGTTGAAAATGGATGTATTAGTCACTTTGAG GTTCTTACTGCCCTGGCATTCACTCTATTTGCTAAAGAGAAGGTTGATATTGCAGTGATTGAG GCTGGGTTGGGGGGTGCACGGGATGCAACTAATGTCATTCCTAGCTCTGCACTTGCCACATCGATCATTACTACAATAGGTGAGGAACATTTGGCTGCACTTGGAGGTTCTTTGGAAAGTATTGCAATGGCGAAGTCTGGAATCATGAAACATGGCTGCCCA GTGGTTTTGGGCGGTCCATTTCTTCCACATATTGAGTGCATTCTTCGTGATAAAGCACTGCTGACGAGTTCTCCTGTACTATTAGCATCAGATACAAGAAACAGAAGCATGATACATGGTTTTAGCATGCACAATGGTAGACCCTTCCAATCTTGTGATATAGTAATACAACTTGAGAGGGACATAAAACTG TCTGTTGAATTATTGGATTTGAAACTATACATGCTTGGATGTCACCAACTTCAGAATGCTGCAACTGCTACTTGTGCAGCACTATGTCTCCGAAACTTAG GATGGAGAATTTCAGATGCATCCATTAGAAGTGGTTTACAGCAGACACACCTTCTTGGAAGAAGTCAATTTCTAACATCTGAAGAAGCTGAGGCATTGGGATTATCTGGAGCAACAATATTGCTTGATGGAG CCCACACCAAAGAATCCGCTAAGGCGCTGATGGATACTATAAAGATGATTTTCCCAGAGTCGCGATTGACTGTTGTGGTTGCAATGGCAAACGACAAAGATCATCTAGGCTTTGCAAGAGAGTTTCTTTCAG GTGGGCATCTAGAGGGTGTTATTTGTACAGAAGCTAACATTGCTGGGGGAAAATCTCGGACAACTGCAGCATCCATGCTAAGAAATTGCTGGATCCAAGCTTCCAAAGAATTGGGTCTAGATATTGATCATGATCAAATGACAGATTGTCAAGACTTTTCAATGGACCAATTAGTTGGCTTAAGCACCTCAGAAAAGAGACCATTGTTGGCTGCTGTGCCTTCATTTCAGGATTCCCTGAAGATTGCAAATCAGATTTTCCGAGGAAGAACTAGGGATCAATCTCATATTACAGTAATTACTGGCTCTCTACATGTAGTTTCATTGACATTAGCTACCCTCAATGGTTAA
- the LOC101296430 gene encoding arabinogalactan peptide 20-like, whose amino-acid sequence MAVNAASFNRVVAIFALIFAIVLPMSNAAGLSPAPAPTSDGTAIDQGIAYILMLLALVLTYLIH is encoded by the exons ATGGCGGTAAATGCTGCATCATTCAACAGAGTGGTTGCCATCTTTGCTCTCATTTTTGCCATCGTTTTACCCATGTCTAATGCTGCAGGCCTGTCTCCGGCTCCGGCTCCGACAAGTGATG GCACGGCAATAGACCAGGGGATAGCATACATCCTAATGCTGCTGGCGTTGGTTCTCACATATCTGATCCACTGA
- the LOC101296147 gene encoding uncharacterized protein LOC101296147 — protein sequence MEVVEGCGVSEVENRRRRAEERCGELELEIVKRKSEYEALEVKFRALESEKLAMEEEIRALKRRSGEIKEQGNGGGDEKRKLENRMEIVVDLDEGNVEEDRVFQLMVESEVLECEKKKAESEVEAWKRKFEELEMWALKLTGDSVEASRGTEPNERMRPEDGLKVGVGMESSRSKDIAVNVVDLSSKYNSPGKGICHLQAAGTPPNITLNEHRDGTKERKRSGMEYGKVSQARKQLEFKDDRSPCKKIAPCTPCGNRPYSHSVIDISDSDDELIADNERVLATDNPGSRKFFISYDSVIGDLATKSILKQAHTEHNDQEDVDSYNEKLLAFSTPKRKRASNVVTSDSESSDDNIPISSVKRMYLQERKHDQVGSDVNGNLETATASAIDDASFTFPKRRLGRLRKCGETDQAQWNSSQTSETKNYRGPNKDVEEDEPEEVESESEGESLGGFIVNSSDVSESNAASSESNSVSDDDVNFENALSILQRNKDHNTKWEYEADMLAAFGKDPELCMRAVCALYRQQTSGEKLSRGTLCYNSRGFSKVDAPRGSKLAEILTGGDPNGDLNITVEELEEHDPEAIEICRTLATRYSKQLFEIYKNKEDPLFLPS from the exons ATGGAGGTAGTGGAAGGTTGTGGGGTTAGTGAAGTAGAAAATAGGAGGAGGAGAGCTGAAGAGAGATGTGGGGAGTTGGAGTTGGAGATTGTGAAGAGAAAGAGTGAGTATGAAGCTCTTGAGGTTAAGTTTCGGGCTTTGGAAAGCGAAAAGCTTGCGATGGAAGAAGAGATTAGGGCATTGAAGAGAAGGAGTGGTGAAATTAAGGAGCAAGGTAATGGTGGTGGAGATGAGAAGAGGAAGTTGGAGAATCGGATGGAGATAGTTGTTGATCTGGATGAGGGTAATGTGGAGGAAGATAGGGTGTTTCAGCTTATGGTTGAGAGCGAGGTGTTGGAGTGTGAGAAGAAGAAAGCTGAAAGTGAGGTCGAGGCTTGGAAGCGAAAGTTTGAAGAGTTGGAAATGTGGGCGTTGAAGTTAACTGGGGATTCCGTTGAAGCGAGCAGGGGAACAGAACCGAATGAAAGGATGAGACCTGAGGATGGGTTGAAGGTTGGAGTTGGCATGGAAAGTTCGAGGAGCAAAGATATAGCTGTGAATGTAGTCGATCTTAGCTCTAAATATAACTCCCCTGGTAAAGGGATCTGCCATCTGCAAGCAGCAG GTACACCTCCTAACATCACACTTAATGAGCATCGCGATGGTACTAAGGAAAGAAAGAGATCTGGTATGGAATATGGTAAAGTTAGTCAAGCAAGAAAACAGCTGGAATTCAAGGACGATAGAAGTCCGTGCAAGAAGATAGCTCCATGTACGCCATGTGGTAACAGACCTTACTCTCATAGTGTCATTGATATCAGTGACAGTGATGATGAACTTATTGCTGATAACGAAAGAGTGTTGGCTACTGATAATCCTGGAAGCAGAAAGTTCTTCATTTCATATGATTCTGTAATAGGAGATTTGGCTACCAAAAGCATTTTAAAGCAGGCACATACTGAACATAATGATCAAGAAGATGTGGATAGTTACAATGAGAAATTACTGGCTTTTTCAACACCCAAAAGAAAACGAGCTTCTAATGTTGTGACCAGTGACTCTGAAAGTAGTGATGATAATATTCCTATCAGTTCAGTCAAGAGAATGTATCTTCAGGAAAGAAAACATGATCAAGTAGGATCTGATGTGAATGGCAACTTAGAGACTGCTACTGCTTCTGCGATTGATGATGCTAGTTTTACCTTTCCAAAGCGGCGCCTAGGTAGGTTGAGAAAATGTGGGGAAACAGATCAGGCACAATGGAATTCAAGTCAGACTAGTGAAACTAAAAATTATCGAGGACCAAACAAGGATGTTGAAGAAGATGAACCTGAAGAGGTTGAATCGGAGAGTGAAGGTGAGAGCTTGGGTGGGTTTATTGTGAACAGCTCTGATGTTTCAGAAAGTAATGCTGCTTCTAGTGAGTCAAATAGTGTGTCAGATGATGATGTGAACTTTGAGAATGCTCTATCAATATTACAAAGGAACAAAGATCACAACACAAAGTGGGAATACGAGGCAGACATGCTTGCTGCATTTGGTAAGGATCCAGAGCTGTGCATGAGAGCTGTATGTGCTCTTTATAGACAGCAAACTTCTGGGGAAAAACTTAGTAGGGGGACTTTGTGCTACAATTCTCGTGGCTTTAGCAAGGTTGACGCCCCCAG GGGCTCTAAGTTGGCTGAAATTCTTACTGGTGGAGACCCAAATGGTGATCTGAATATAACTGTGGAGGAGTTGGAGGAGCATGACCCCGAAGCCATTGAAATATGTAGAACATTAGCGACACGTTACTCTAAGCAACTGTTTGAGATCTACAAAAACAAAGAGGATCCTCTCTTTCTGCCTTCTTGA